A single region of the Pseudomonas sp. GGS8 genome encodes:
- a CDS encoding aldehyde dehydrogenase family protein: MSLALERLVAGTPIPFAGNRVTVVSPELAARFQPGDHLLVEQVSGELLLIPVADQRAAAVAIERAEAAFAAMSSVSDHAISEFFDRFAQRLETPECWALIAAANLADIERAKARGRSTTRLLADERMRRDMIAGLRAWRDAPATRGQVVSCVEHDGWKVEQVVSPLGIVAFVFEGRPNVFADAAGVLRTGNTAVLRIGSDALGTAQAIVTHALNPALADAGLPSGAVSLVESVNHAAGWAMFADRRLSLAVARGSGRAVSQLGSIAQQAGTAVSLHGTGGAWLIANQDADAQRFAAVVRNSLDRKVCNTLNVCLIHRDRAAELVPLFLDALQQAGTARGQGCKLHIVEGSEQHLPSDWRTASVEVYRAEGYQTEAQAEPLPEDQLGREWEWEETPEVSLKVVDDLDQAIALFNRYSPQFTVSLISEDTQAHERFYNAVNAPFVGNGITRWVDGQYALNKPELGLSNWESGRLFARSAILSGDGVFTIRSRMTQTSLSVKR; the protein is encoded by the coding sequence ATGTCTCTTGCGCTCGAACGTCTAGTCGCTGGTACGCCGATCCCTTTTGCCGGTAATCGTGTCACGGTCGTCAGCCCCGAACTGGCGGCGCGCTTTCAGCCCGGCGATCATCTGCTGGTGGAGCAGGTCAGCGGCGAATTGTTGCTGATCCCGGTGGCAGATCAGCGCGCGGCAGCGGTCGCCATCGAGCGCGCCGAGGCGGCGTTTGCCGCAATGTCCAGCGTTTCGGATCACGCCATCAGCGAGTTCTTCGATCGCTTCGCGCAACGCCTGGAAACCCCGGAATGCTGGGCCTTGATTGCGGCCGCCAACCTGGCCGACATCGAACGAGCCAAGGCGCGCGGGCGCTCCACCACGCGCTTGCTGGCCGATGAACGCATGCGCCGCGACATGATCGCAGGCCTGCGGGCCTGGCGCGATGCACCGGCCACCCGTGGCCAGGTCGTGAGCTGCGTCGAGCACGACGGCTGGAAAGTCGAACAAGTGGTCTCGCCGTTGGGCATCGTCGCGTTCGTGTTCGAAGGCCGGCCGAATGTCTTCGCCGACGCCGCCGGTGTGCTGCGTACCGGTAATACTGCGGTGCTGCGCATTGGCAGCGACGCGTTGGGCACCGCCCAGGCCATCGTCACCCATGCATTGAATCCGGCACTGGCCGATGCCGGGTTGCCGAGCGGTGCGGTGTCGCTGGTCGAAAGCGTCAACCATGCGGCTGGCTGGGCGATGTTCGCCGACCGGCGTTTGTCGCTGGCCGTGGCCCGTGGTTCGGGGCGTGCGGTCAGCCAGTTGGGCAGCATCGCGCAACAGGCCGGCACTGCCGTCAGCCTGCACGGCACCGGTGGCGCCTGGCTGATCGCGAACCAAGATGCCGATGCCCAGCGCTTCGCCGCCGTGGTGCGCAATTCGCTGGACCGCAAAGTCTGCAACACCCTGAACGTTTGCCTGATCCACCGCGACCGAGCTGCCGAACTGGTGCCGCTGTTTCTCGATGCACTGCAACAGGCCGGCACCGCGCGGGGCCAAGGCTGCAAACTGCACATTGTCGAGGGCAGCGAGCAGCATTTGCCGAGCGATTGGCGCACCGCGAGCGTCGAGGTGTACCGCGCCGAAGGCTATCAGACCGAAGCACAGGCCGAACCGCTGCCCGAGGATCAATTGGGTCGCGAGTGGGAATGGGAAGAAACCCCGGAAGTCAGTCTCAAGGTCGTCGACGATCTGGATCAGGCCATCGCCTTGTTCAACCGCTATAGCCCGCAATTCACCGTGTCGTTGATCAGTGAAGATACCCAGGCGCACGAGCGCTTCTACAACGCGGTCAACGCGCCTTTTGTCGGCAACGGGATTACCCGCTGGGTCGATGGGCAGTACGCGCTGAACAAGCCGGAGCTGGGGCTTTCGAACTGGGAGAGCGGGCGCCTGTTTGCGCGCAGTGCGATCCTTTCGGGCGATGGCGTGTTCACGATCCGCAGTCGCATGACCCAGACGAGTCTGTCGGTCAAACGCTGA
- a CDS encoding BON domain-containing protein, translating to MKLHDFQHYSHGLETVVHDTWITTRVKSALALAEPNLGLNVHVKTHAGTVALSGRVNTHRQCEQAVALARSVPGVVNIDASELLTHVFTPGSFPEAPNAEDTPERRPQSSAKTDDK from the coding sequence ATGAAACTTCATGACTTCCAACATTACTCCCATGGTCTGGAAACGGTCGTTCACGACACGTGGATTACCACCCGGGTAAAGTCGGCCCTGGCATTGGCCGAACCCAACCTTGGTCTGAATGTCCACGTCAAAACCCATGCGGGTACGGTGGCATTGAGCGGTCGCGTCAATACCCATAGACAGTGTGAGCAGGCTGTTGCTCTGGCCCGTTCGGTTCCTGGTGTCGTCAACATCGATGCCAGCGAATTGCTCACTCATGTGTTCACCCCAGGCAGTTTTCCAGAAGCGCCCAACGCTGAAGACACACCTGAACGTCGGCCACAATCGTCAGCCAAGACGGACGACAAATAA
- a CDS encoding carbonic anhydrase, giving the protein MKALIEGLLKFQKEAFPQRTDLFKHLATTQHPGTLFITCSDSRVVPELLTQQEPGELFVVRNAGNIVPSYSPHPGGVSATVEYAVAVLGVTDIVICGHSDCGAMTAIAQCKCMDHLPAVSGWLQHAESAKVINESRPHASDVAKVSSMVRENVIAQLANIQTHPSVRLAQEKGLLNLHGWVYDIETGAVDALDAGSHSFVSLAEHPGTCAVHGKTVEAA; this is encoded by the coding sequence ATGAAAGCGCTCATCGAAGGTTTATTGAAGTTCCAGAAAGAAGCGTTTCCGCAACGTACCGACCTGTTCAAACACCTGGCCACCACCCAGCATCCCGGCACCTTGTTCATCACCTGTTCCGACAGCCGCGTGGTGCCGGAACTGCTGACCCAGCAAGAGCCCGGCGAACTGTTCGTGGTACGCAATGCCGGCAATATCGTGCCCTCTTACAGCCCGCATCCAGGCGGTGTCTCGGCCACGGTGGAATATGCGGTCGCGGTATTGGGCGTGACCGACATCGTGATCTGCGGGCATTCGGACTGTGGCGCCATGACCGCCATTGCCCAGTGCAAATGCATGGATCACCTGCCCGCCGTCAGCGGCTGGTTGCAGCACGCCGAATCGGCCAAGGTGATCAACGAATCCCGCCCTCATGCCAGCGATGTGGCCAAAGTCAGTTCGATGGTTCGGGAAAACGTCATCGCCCAACTGGCGAATATCCAGACCCACCCGAGCGTGCGCCTGGCCCAGGAAAAAGGCCTGTTGAACCTGCATGGCTGGGTCTATGACATCGAAACCGGCGCGGTCGATGCCCTGGATGCCGGCAGTCACAGCTTTGTGTCGCTGGCCGAACACCCGGGCACTTGCGCCGTGCACGGCAAAACGGTCGAAGCCGCCTGA